The Candidatus Methylacidiphilales bacterium DNA window GGCCGCTCGGGACATGATCGGCGCGCCATATCCTCGGATCATCTTCTTACATCTCGGCCTTGTGATTGGAGGAGGGATTGCGATGCTTTTCCAATCTGCGCTCTGGATTCTTTTGATTTTGGTCTTGGCCAAATGTTACTATGATTTGCGAGTCCACAAAATGCCTTGGGGAAAAGTAAAAAGTTGAATTTGGTTATCTTCCATGAAATCCAGCACGCAGGATGAGCTTCATAAAAGGGATTTTCAATTTGAGAATACGCTGCGCCCATCTCTTCTTAAAGATTTCATCGGCCAGGAAAAGGTTAAGGAACGTCTGCAGGTTCTTATTCAAGCAGCTAAACTTCGTGGAAATCCGCTTGAGCATCTTCTTTTCAGCGGGCCTCCGGGGCTCGGTAAAACCTCCTTGGCTCACATCATTGCCCATGAAATGGGGGCGTCTCTCAAATGCACATCTGGTCCTGTGATTGAAAAAGCTGGTGATTTGGCTGGTCTTTTAACTACGTTGCAGGAGGGCGACTTGCTTTTCATTGATGAAATTCATCGGCTTGACAAGACCATCGAGGAGTATCTCTATCCCGCTATGGAGGATTTTCGTATAGATATCATCATCGACCAAGGCCCGAACGCACGAAGCATGCGGCTTAATCTTCCGCGTTTTACCTTGATTGGTGCAACTACGCGCAGCGGGATGATTAGCGCTCCGCTTCGCTCGCGTTTTGGAATGCACAATCGCCTAGACTACTATACGGCAGAAGAGCTTACCCGAGTCGTCTTGCGATCGGCACAAATTCTAGGTGTTTCCATTGAACATGAAGCAGCTTTTGAAATAGCTCGTCGCTCGCGAGGCACTCCACGGATTGCAAACAATCTGCTTCGCTGGGTCCGGGATTTTGCATTGGTTAAAAATGCTGGTCATGTGACAGTGGCGATCGCTGACGCAGCTTTGCAGATGATGGAAATCGATCAAGATGGGTTGGATGAGCTGGACACGCGTCTTCTCGAAACGCTGATTTTTAAGTATCAAGGCGGTCCGGTTGGATTACAGTCTCTTTCAGTCGCTGTGGGAGAGGAGGCGGGCACGATCGAGGAAGTGTGTGAGCCTTATTTAATCCTTTGCGGATTTGTTCATCGGACTCCACAGGGGCGGATTGCGACAGAGCGCGCTTTCAAAAAATTTGGAGTGACTCCTCCGAGCAGAACGGGGGATTTCTTTAGCTAGGCTTTGTCTGTTGTAGGGTTTGACAGGAATAGTCGTGTAAGTAAGTTAACTACGTTATGAATAAAATCATTCTATCTCTTGTTATGTTGGCCTTTGCAGTGAGCGCTTCGTTTGCTGCAGGCTGCGGTGGTTGTCCCAAGTCTAAGAAAGAGGGCAAGAAGGGAAAACCCAAGCAGGAAGAGAAACAGGAAAATCGGCAGTCCTGATTAGGGCTTAGAAAAAAGACGAGCGGCTGTCAAAAGACGAGTGGCTGTCTTTGAGGGTATTTTTTGCGAGCTAAGCCAGAGTTTTTTGTCTGCGCTCTGGCTTATGGGACAGAGAAGGCCTTTTGGGTGTTGAGGACTTCATGCTCGACTAGCTCGCCTTCGGCAACGTATTCGCCTGGAGGCAGAGATATGGTCTCTTCGTAGGTGGCGGAGTCGTTT harbors:
- the ruvB gene encoding Holliday junction branch migration DNA helicase RuvB encodes the protein MKSSTQDELHKRDFQFENTLRPSLLKDFIGQEKVKERLQVLIQAAKLRGNPLEHLLFSGPPGLGKTSLAHIIAHEMGASLKCTSGPVIEKAGDLAGLLTTLQEGDLLFIDEIHRLDKTIEEYLYPAMEDFRIDIIIDQGPNARSMRLNLPRFTLIGATTRSGMISAPLRSRFGMHNRLDYYTAEELTRVVLRSAQILGVSIEHEAAFEIARRSRGTPRIANNLLRWVRDFALVKNAGHVTVAIADAALQMMEIDQDGLDELDTRLLETLIFKYQGGPVGLQSLSVAVGEEAGTIEEVCEPYLILCGFVHRTPQGRIATERAFKKFGVTPPSRTGDFFS